A stretch of Dietzia lutea DNA encodes these proteins:
- a CDS encoding GntR family transcriptional regulator: MAEVTLAVDPGSAEPPFRQLKGQIVEAVTRGRLTPGTRMPPVRKLSDEAGVSTATAAKVYRELEETGVLESRGRSGTFVAAGDVRRAALIRAAEEFVALASASGASADDACRAVRDAFERDG; the protein is encoded by the coding sequence GTGGCCGAGGTGACGCTCGCCGTGGACCCTGGCTCCGCAGAGCCACCGTTTCGCCAACTCAAGGGCCAGATCGTCGAGGCGGTCACGCGTGGGAGGCTGACGCCGGGCACTCGCATGCCACCCGTGAGAAAACTGTCGGACGAGGCGGGCGTCTCCACCGCCACTGCGGCCAAGGTCTATCGCGAACTTGAAGAGACTGGCGTGCTCGAGAGCCGGGGGCGTTCGGGCACATTCGTGGCGGCCGGCGACGTCCGTAGGGCCGCCCTGATTAGGGCCGCGGAGGAATTCGTCGCGCTGGCCTCCGCATCCGGAGCGTCCGCCGACGACGCCTGTCGCGCCGTGCGGGATGCATTCGAGCGGGACGGCTAA